The genomic interval CTGATGCAAGAAGCTACGAAGAGTTACCAGAGAACGCTAAAACTTACTTAAGAAGAATAGAAGAGTTCACAGGAACTAAAGTTTCTATAGTTGGTGTTGGACCAAAGAGAAACCAAACTATAAGAGTAAGAGAAGAACTTTAATAAGTAGTAAAGAATAATTACTTTAAAATAGCTTAAGATTATTTAATCTTAAGCTATTTTTTATTTTAGGGTATAATATTTTTAAATTAATTTAGAATAAAATTATGTAATTTAAGAGGAGAATTGTATGGGATATATAATGGATTTAAGAAAAGAACTTCCTAATCCACATAGACCACTTATAATGTGTTCAGCTGGAATAATAATAATTGATAAAAAGGGAAGGGTATTATTACAAAAAAGAACTGACAATAATAAATGGGGACTTCCTGGAGGAAGTTTAGAGCTTGGCGAAAGTTTTGAGGAAGCTGCTATTAGAGAGGCATACGAAGAAGTGGGGCTTAAGGTCAAGAGTTTAAGCTTATTTAATGTTTACTCTGGTAAAGAGTGTTACAATAAATATCCTAATGGGGATGAAATTT from Clostridium perfringens carries:
- a CDS encoding NUDIX hydrolase; protein product: MGYIMDLRKELPNPHRPLIMCSAGIIIIDKKGRVLLQKRTDNNKWGLPGGSLELGESFEEAAIREAYEEVGLKVKSLSLFNVYSGKECYNKYPNGDEIYNASSIFISNDYEGEVVLDGEESADALFFKKVDIPSLEEVNPPDRIVIKDIIEKLNIEKYI